The sequence below is a genomic window from Sorangiineae bacterium MSr12523.
GGCCGAGAGGAGCATGAAAGGCAGCTGGACGAAGAAGTCGCGGTGCTGATCGGGCATGTAATCGCGGATGATTTTGCCGCCGATGGCCTCGATCTTTTCGCGAACGCCGGCGCGCTCCTGAATGGCGCGTTCGCCGGCGTGAAAGGGCGAGGAGCTCATGCAGCCGGCACCGGAGAGCGCTGCATCGGCACGAAGCCGGGCAGCCCCTCCACGCGCGCAAGCCATGCGCGCAGGTTGGGGTACGCATCGAGCGGCACGGCCCCCTCGGGCGCATGCGCGGTGTACGTGTATATGGCCACGTCGGCCAAGGTTACCGCATCGCCCACGAGCCAGTTGCGTCCTGCGAGCGAGGCCTCCATCACGGCGAAAAGCTGTTCCGACGCGGCCTTGGCGCGCGCATGGTCGTACTTCGCGCCGAAGACATGCACCAGGCGCGCAACCGCCGGCCCGTACGCGAGGGGACCGGACGCGGCCGACAGCCAACGCTGCACCTGGGCCGCGCGCTCCGGATCGGCCGGAAGCCATCGGTGATCGGCATCGTAACGAGCCGCGAGGTACACGAGGATGGCATTGCTGTCGGCCACGGTCACGTCGCCGTCTTCGATGACCGGCACC
It includes:
- a CDS encoding glutathione S-transferase, translating into MTRPAAPIRLYHFPLSGHAHRAELFLSLLGLPFERVPVNLAKGEQKTPGFLAKNAFGQVPVIEDGDVTVADSNAILVYLAARYDADHRWLPADPERAAQVQRWLSAASGPLAYGPAVARLVHVFGAKYDHARAKAASEQLFAVMEASLAGRNWLVGDAVTLADVAIYTYTAHAPEGAVPLDAYPNLRAWLARVEGLPGFVPMQRSPVPAA